The Magnolia sinica isolate HGM2019 chromosome 10, MsV1, whole genome shotgun sequence genome includes a window with the following:
- the LOC131257596 gene encoding pentatricopeptide repeat-containing protein At1g08070, chloroplastic-like, with protein sequence MRRVASLSNPSLLSSNNNTPSSSLTATSSSLQSHLQACKTVHHLHPILSRFIISGLVRQPNSLFKLINFLLLSPHPPFLLHARLLLRFHFDAIPASSTFLYNTLIRSYTRTRFPEEALTSFLQMLRNGLKPDNYTFPFLIKASTLMNSMGEGKQAHAQIVRTGFQSDVFVLNTLLNMYSVFRDMEAARALFDAGPCLDVVSWNTMIDGYVKSGAVEIARQLFNEMPVRNEVSWSAMIAGYASNGDLDVAQSLFNRMPVGRNIVTCNSMISGFARCGFLPLARKLFDEMPERNVISWNSMIVGYTQSGDLESARRLFDEMPDKDVVSWSCMISAYVQSNRYRDALEVFREMQIDNRVQPNEVTMVSMLSVCARLAALDQGKWIHAYIDRKGMRLTDNLGAALIDMYAKCGSIETAIKLFWKLDRRNVSTWNALITGLAINGFAHESLEAFAEMQRLGMKPNDITFMGVLTACCHGGLVDEGRHQFGRMLKDYEIRPEMKHYGCIVDLLGRAGLLEEAEEMVKSMPMKPDVMILGALLGACRIHGDVGVADRVRRDFLELRSRQAGCHVLLSNIYAAADRWADASEMRNIIRTNDIRKEPGSSSIELDGSVYEFLEISEKQRKLLKICMDAGWMGKLSESRRLGLHGVEGN encoded by the exons ATGAGGAGGGTAGCTTCTCTCTCAAACCCTTCCCTCCTCTCTTCAAACAATAACACTCCATCTTCTTCATTGACTGCCACCTCATCATCTCTCCAATCCCATCTACAAGCCTGCAAGACCGTCCATCATCTCCACCCGATTCTCTCCCGATTCATCATCTCCGGCCTCGTCCGCCAACCCAACTCCCTCTTCAAACTCATCAacttcctcctcctctctccccACCCTCCTTTCCTCCTTCACGCCCGCCTCCTCCTCCGTTTCCATTTCGACGCCATCCCTGCTTCCTCCACATTCCTCTACAACACCCTCATCAGATCATACACCCGCACCCGCTTCCCCGAAGAAGCTCTCACTTCCTTTCTTCAAATGCTCCGGAATGGTCTCAAACCCGACAATTACACTTTCCCCTTTCTCATTAAGGCTTCCACTCTGATGAATTCTATGGGAGAAGGGAAACAGGCCCATGCCCAGATCGTTAGGACCGGCTTCCAATCGGATGTCTTTGTCTTGAATACGCTTCTTAACATGTATTCCGTCTTCCGCGATATGGAAGCCGCGAGGGCGTTGTTCGACGCAGGCCCGTGTTTAGATGTTGTCTCTTGGAATACTATGATTGATGGGTATGTGAAATCTGGGGCTGTGGAGATCGCGCGCCAGTTGTTCAATGAGATGCCTGTTAGAAATGAGGTTTCTTGGAGTGCTATGATTGCTGGGTATGCTAGCAATGGTGATTTGGATGTTGCACAGTCCTTGTTTAATAGAATGCCAGTGGGTAGAAACATTGTGACTTGTAATTCGATGATTTCGGGGTTTGCAAGGTGTGGGTTTTTGCCACTAGCACGGAAGCTGTTCGATGAGATGCCGGAGAGGAATGTTATTTCTTGGAATTCAATGATTGTGGGGTATACTCAGAGTGGCGACCTTGAGTCTGCACGTCGGCTGTTCGACGAGATGCCTGATAAAGATGTGGTTTCTTGGAGTTGCATGATTTCAGCTTACGTGCAGAGCAACCGCTACAGAGACGCTTTGGAGGTGTTTAGGGAGATGCAAATTGACAATCGGGTGCAACCCAATGAGGTCACTATGGTGAGCATGCTTTCAGTCTGTGCTCGACTGGCAGCGTTAGATCAAGGGAAATGGATACACGCTTACATAGATAGGAAAGGGATGAGACTAACTGATAACCTTGGGGCAgctttgattgatatgtatgCAAAGTGTGGAAGCATAGAGACTGCGATCAAACTTTTCTGGAAGTTGGACCGGAGAAATGTTTCCACTTGGAATGCACTGATCACGGGGCTAGCTATTAATGGGTTTGCTCATGAATCACTTGAAGCCTTTGCAGAGATGCAGAGATTGGGGATGAAACCCAATGACATCACTTTTATGGGAGTGTTAACAGCGTGTTGCCATGGAGGATTGGTGGATGAGGGACGCCATCAATTTGGTAGAATGTTAAAGGATTACGAAATTCGACCTGAAATGAAGCACTATGGATGTATTGTTGATCTATTGGGTCGAGCTGGCTTGCTTGAAGAAGCAGAAGAGATGGTCAAAAGCATGCCCATGAAACCAGACGTAATGATATTGGGTGCTTTGCTCGGTGCCTGCAGGATTCATGGAGACGTTGGTGTTGCAGACAGAGTGCGTAGGGACTTTCTCGAATTAAGGTCTCGTCAAGCCGGCTGCCATGTACTTCTGTCTAATATCTATGCTGCTGCTGATAGATGGGCAGATGCCTCAGAGATGAGAAATATTATAAGGACAAATGACATAAGAAAGGAGCCTGGATCTAGTTCAATCGAATTGGATGGATCCGTTTACGAATTTCTT GAAATATCAGAGAAGCAGAGGAAACTATTGAAGATCTGCATGGATGCTGGGTGGATGGGAAAGTTATCGGAGTCTAGAAGGCTGGGTTTGCATGGAGTGGAAGGCAATTGA